In the Pseudomonas orientalis genome, one interval contains:
- the prpC gene encoding bifunctional 2-methylcitrate synthase/citrate synthase, with translation MAEAKVLSGAGLRGQVAGQTALSTVGQAGAGLTYRGYDVRELAADAQFEEVAYLLLYGELPTRTELAAYSARLGKLRDLPQALKEVLERIPADAHPMDVMRTGCSFLGNIEPEHDFSVQRDVTDRLLAAFPAIMCYWYRFSHDGKRIDCVTDEPSIGGHFLHLLHGKKPSELHVKVMNVSLILYAEHEFNASTFTARVCASTLSDLYSCVTAAIGSLRGPLHGGANEAAMEMIERFGSAEEAVEGTLGMLARKDKIMGFGHAIYKDSDPRNEVIKGWAKQLADEVGDTVLFPVSEAIDKTMWEQKKLFPNADFYHASAYHFMGIPTKLFTPIFVCSRLTGWAAHVFEQRANNRIIRPSAEYIGVEQRKFVPIERR, from the coding sequence ATGGCTGAAGCAAAAGTATTGAGTGGCGCCGGCCTGCGTGGCCAGGTGGCCGGGCAGACCGCACTGTCGACCGTGGGCCAGGCCGGCGCCGGCTTGACCTATCGCGGCTATGACGTGCGTGAACTGGCCGCCGATGCGCAGTTTGAAGAAGTTGCCTACCTGCTGCTGTACGGCGAACTGCCGACCCGCACCGAACTGGCGGCCTACAGCGCCAGGCTGGGCAAACTGCGTGATTTGCCGCAAGCGTTGAAGGAAGTGCTCGAGCGCATCCCCGCCGACGCCCATCCGATGGACGTGATGCGCACCGGTTGCTCATTCCTGGGCAATATCGAACCGGAACACGACTTCAGCGTGCAGCGTGACGTCACCGACCGCCTGCTCGCCGCCTTCCCGGCGATCATGTGCTACTGGTACCGCTTCAGCCACGACGGCAAACGCATCGACTGCGTCACCGACGAGCCGAGCATTGGCGGGCACTTCCTGCACCTGCTGCATGGCAAGAAGCCGAGCGAGCTGCACGTCAAGGTGATGAACGTGTCGCTGATCCTCTACGCCGAGCACGAATTCAACGCCTCGACCTTCACTGCGCGGGTCTGTGCGTCGACCCTGTCGGACCTGTATTCCTGCGTCACCGCTGCCATCGGTTCCCTGCGCGGCCCGCTGCACGGCGGTGCCAACGAAGCGGCGATGGAGATGATCGAGCGTTTCGGTTCGGCCGAAGAAGCCGTCGAAGGCACCCTCGGCATGCTGGCGCGCAAGGACAAGATCATGGGCTTCGGCCACGCGATCTACAAGGACAGCGACCCGCGTAATGAGGTGATCAAGGGCTGGGCGAAACAGCTCGCTGACGAGGTGGGCGATACAGTGTTGTTCCCGGTGTCCGAAGCCATCGACAAGACCATGTGGGAACAGAAAAAACTGTTCCCCAATGCCGACTTCTACCATGCCTCGGCGTACCACTTCATGGGCATCCCGACCAAGCTGTTCACCCCGATCTTCGTGTGTTCGCGGCTCACCGGCTGGGCAGCGCACGTGTTCGAGCAGCGTGCCAACAACCGCATCATCCGTCCAAGCGCCGAGTACATCGGCGTTGAGCAGCGCAAGTTCGTGCCAATCGAACGTCGCTGA
- the prpB gene encoding methylisocitrate lyase: MSSTNKSTPGQRFRDAVASEQPLQVVGAINANHALLAKRAGFKAIYLSGGGVAAGSLGVPDLGITGLDDVLTDVRRITDVCDLPLLVDVDTGFGSSAFNVARTVKSMIKFGAAAIHIEDQVGAKRCGHRPNKEIVSQQEMVDRIKAAVDARTDDSFVIMARTDALAVEGLESALERAAACIEAGADMVFPEAITELEMYKLFASRVKAPILANITEFGATPLFTTEQLKSADVSIVLYPLSAFRAMNKAAENVYTAIRRDGTQQNVIDTMQTRMELYDRIDYHTFEQKLDALFAAKK, translated from the coding sequence ATGAGTTCCACGAACAAGAGCACCCCAGGCCAGCGTTTCCGTGACGCGGTCGCCAGTGAACAGCCGCTGCAAGTGGTCGGAGCAATCAACGCCAACCACGCGTTGCTGGCCAAGCGCGCCGGCTTCAAGGCGATCTATCTGTCCGGCGGTGGCGTGGCCGCCGGCTCCCTGGGCGTTCCGGACCTGGGCATCACCGGCCTGGATGATGTGCTGACCGATGTACGCCGCATCACCGATGTATGCGACCTGCCGCTGCTGGTGGACGTGGACACCGGTTTCGGCTCCTCGGCCTTCAACGTGGCGCGTACCGTCAAGTCGATGATCAAGTTTGGCGCCGCCGCCATCCACATCGAAGACCAGGTCGGCGCCAAGCGCTGCGGCCATCGCCCCAACAAGGAGATCGTGTCCCAGCAGGAGATGGTCGACCGCATCAAGGCCGCCGTGGACGCACGCACCGACGACAGCTTCGTGATCATGGCCCGCACCGACGCCCTGGCCGTGGAAGGTCTGGAGTCCGCCCTGGAACGCGCCGCCGCCTGCATCGAGGCCGGCGCCGACATGGTGTTCCCGGAAGCCATCACCGAACTTGAGATGTACAAGCTGTTCGCCTCGCGGGTCAAGGCGCCGATCCTGGCCAACATCACCGAATTCGGCGCGACCCCGCTGTTCACCACCGAACAGTTGAAATCTGCCGATGTTTCCATCGTGCTGTACCCGCTCTCGGCCTTTCGCGCCATGAACAAGGCCGCCGAGAATGTGTACACCGCGATCCGTCGCGACGGTACGCAACAGAATGTGATCGACACCATGCAAACCCGCATGGAGCTTTACGATCGTATCGACTACCACACCTTCGAGCAGAAGCTCGACGCGCTGTTTGCCGCGAAGAAGTAA